One stretch of Rathayibacter festucae DSM 15932 DNA includes these proteins:
- a CDS encoding LPXTG cell wall anchor domain-containing protein translates to MHRRPDSLRPRRCAGTPFTIAASLALTVGLLGSASAAHAAVVPTATPTPTASAPAKRAAVSATAVGELVLEPGETPKVGTEVKWTVTVTNTGGVPLDNVAKEVVGPGRRLEPGQALDFVSSATLDQKELADGYASFGRVYTATAPDGAIGVPVRARLALPSPAPAPTPPTPTPTPTTPAPTPTTPAPVPAGQGVLTATARGELVLKPGEKPTVGTAVKWTVTFTNTGTVPLDDVAQVFGGPRLHLEPGQAGDAIRSTTLNQKQLTAGSATLDEFAGARTPDGVWVYARVRGQLALPSPTPTPTPTTPAPAPAPTTPAPTPTPTPVPTPTPTPPAPTPVPTTPVPTPPAPTPAPTPTPTPPAPTPAPTPPGPTPDTPTPAPVTPAPAPSTPAAVLPAASGTTGTTGSTTKSSTAAEASKSHLARTGSDAAGALSAAGILTALGALGVLVGRRRRRNRSAH, encoded by the coding sequence GTGCACCGTCGTCCCGACTCCCTGCGCCCGCGCCGCTGCGCCGGGACCCCGTTCACCATCGCCGCGTCCCTCGCCCTGACCGTCGGACTGCTCGGCTCCGCCTCGGCGGCCCACGCCGCCGTCGTGCCGACGGCCACCCCGACCCCCACCGCGAGCGCGCCCGCGAAGCGCGCCGCTGTCAGCGCGACCGCAGTCGGCGAGCTCGTCCTCGAGCCCGGTGAGACACCGAAGGTCGGCACCGAGGTGAAGTGGACTGTCACCGTGACGAACACCGGCGGCGTCCCCCTCGACAACGTCGCCAAGGAGGTCGTCGGGCCCGGCCGCCGCCTGGAACCCGGTCAGGCCCTCGACTTCGTCTCGTCGGCCACCCTCGACCAGAAGGAACTCGCGGACGGGTACGCTTCCTTCGGTCGGGTCTACACCGCGACAGCGCCTGACGGCGCGATCGGCGTACCCGTCCGCGCCCGACTCGCCCTCCCCAGCCCGGCGCCCGCACCGACTCCGCCCACGCCGACGCCCACGCCGACGACGCCGGCCCCCACACCGACGACGCCGGCACCCGTCCCGGCCGGTCAGGGAGTGCTCACGGCCACCGCGCGCGGCGAGCTCGTCCTCAAGCCGGGCGAGAAGCCGACGGTCGGCACCGCGGTGAAGTGGACCGTCACCTTCACGAACACCGGCACTGTCCCCCTCGACGACGTCGCCCAGGTGTTCGGCGGACCCCGCCTCCACCTGGAACCCGGCCAGGCCGGGGACGCGATCAGGTCGACCACCCTCAACCAGAAGCAACTCACTGCCGGCTCCGCCACCCTCGACGAGTTCGCCGGCGCGAGGACACCTGACGGCGTCTGGGTCTACGCACGCGTCCGCGGCCAGCTCGCCCTGCCGAGCCCGACTCCGACCCCGACCCCGACGACGCCGGCACCCGCACCGGCGCCGACCACACCGGCACCCACTCCGACTCCGACTCCGGTACCCACCCCGACCCCGACTCCCCCGGCGCCCACACCCGTCCCGACCACACCAGTACCGACGCCACCGGCACCCACTCCTGCGCCGACGCCGACACCCACCCCGCCAGCGCCTACGCCCGCTCCGACCCCTCCGGGGCCCACGCCGGACACACCGACTCCCGCTCCGGTCACCCCGGCGCCGGCACCGAGCACCCCCGCCGCCGTCCTCCCCGCAGCCTCCGGCACGACAGGCACGACGGGCTCGACCACGAAGAGCTCGACCGCCGCGGAGGCGTCGAAGAGCCACCTCGCCCGTACCGGCTCCGACGCTGCAGGCGCGCTCTCCGCCGCCGGGATCCTCACCGCCCTCGGCGCGCTCGGCGTGCTCGTCGGGCGTCGCCGCCGGCGCAACCGCTCCGCCCACTGA